The Flavobacteriales bacterium genome contains the following window.
CGTTCTGGGCGCTGCGCGATGCCGTGAAGGCACGGGCTCTGCGACAGGCCTGCGCGTAGCTCATGGTGCGTTCTGCTTGCAGGGTGAACCGCACTGTAGTCGTGTGCCATGGCGCCAATTGTCACCCTCATGAACAATGACTGCGTGGTGTGCGACCCGGGCCCGCCATGCACAAGAACCCGCTCATCAAGCTGGGCCACCGATCGCTGCCTCCTTGACTTGCGTCGGCGCATGAGCGCTGGTGGACATGAACAGGCCGCGGTTTTCGTTGGAGCACTGTCATGTCAGGGCGTTGGCCACGACGATCCTGGTGCAACATTAGGACCGCCAATGCCGAAACACCAGTTCACATGAAGCATGCGCTTGCACTTGTCTTTCTTGCACCAGCCGTTGGCGCGGTCGGCCAACTTCCGAACGGCAGCACCGCCCAGGACTTCACCCTGACCGACTACTACGGCACTACCCACAACCTGTACACGTACTTGAACGATGGCAAGACCGTGTTCCTGGAGTTCTTTGCCGCCCATTGCCCAACCTGCTGGGGCTATCATCAGACCCATCGGCTGAAGAACATCCATGATCTGTATGGGCCTTCCGGCACGGACGAGGTGATGGTGCTTGCGTTGGAGCACGACCAATGGAACGGGGCCAACGAGTTCATGGGCATCGGACCCGCTTGGGTGACGGCCGGTGACTGGTTGACCGGAACTCCATACCCGCTCTTCAATGTGGAGGATCCCGACCGCGGTGTTTTCACTGACTACATGATGACCTTTTACCCGTTGATCTACCGCATCTGCCCCAACGGCATCGTGGAGCGTGTGTTCACCTCGCAGACCGAAGCGCAGCTGTACCAGATGGTGCAGGACTGCCAGGCATTGCTGTCCATGGAAGACCTGGTGGTGCCGATCGACGTCCGCTTTGATCCGCTGTCGCGCAACCTCGTGATCGAGCGCTTCAAGGAAGTTCAAAGTCTAACGATCATCGATCCGCAGGGCCGCGTGGTGCAACGGATGGGTCCACTCACGGATCCCGCCGTTCCGCTCATCGACCTGTCATCGGGCATTTACGTTTACCAGATCACAAAGGATCAAGGAGCCTTGGCCGGGCGCTTCCTGATCGAGCAGAGGTAGCCGCGAAGGTGGCTCTCCCTGGCAGGGTTCGCGTTGCACAGGTAGCGTGCGGTTGCAACTGCCCATGGTTGTGCGGCCATCACTTCAACCCGCGGTGTGCCACCCATGGTCATCGGGCCGTACCGCTCATTCGTTGCGGCGTTGGGCCTTCACCGCACCTCAAGCACGTGCCCTTCGTCAACCCAGGTCTGTGGCCGCACACCGAACTGCCCCCCCGGTGTTTCGGCAATGATCTCGAGCGTGCCGATGATCGGACGATCGTGCTCCATGGTCCGATAGACCAGGGCACCATCGAACGGCCCATCCGACCGCATCCAATCAGGCGCTGATCCCGGTGTGCCTACCGGATGACGCAGAACTGGAAAGAACACGTCGGCTGAGTCCGCATTGGCCCATGAGAATAGATTCGATCGGAGCCCTGCGGCAAGGCGTTCCGGTGCAAGTACTTCACCCTCGCGCAGCCGGAAGAGACCGGGCACACCCCAGCGCTCAATGGTCACCAAGAACCCGGTGCCCGGTAGCGGTGATATGCCGCTAACATAGGAGGCGTTGTTCTCCTGATCGAACTCCACTTGTGCGGTGATCACCAGGTCATCCATCATGTCGCCGTTCAGGTTCACGCGTTCATCAGGCGGAATGCCAGGTGGTATGATCGTCTGCGGGTGCACAGGTTCATGGCCGAAGTCGAAGAGCGGTTCCCTGTGTGCGCGCAGCGGCAATAGCGGATCGCCTTCCTTGCCATAGCCGTTAGGCACACGTACCGCGTGCCTGATCTTGATCATCACCCGGCTATGGGGGTAAGGCAGCTCGAACGCAAAGGCCGCCACGCTCGTGCCGCGCTCGTTGGTGCTGCGCAGGACCATCGTATGCCCATCGTGATGATCGCCCGTACCGTACCAACCGTCCTGGTCCCGGCCGATGGCGGGGCCGAATGGGCGCTCCAGCAACCAGAACTCCGTGGGTTGATCTTCGTCGGTCCAGCTCACTTGCTTGAAGTGGATGCGTTCGGCGATCAGATGGGTGTCCAGTCGTGTGCTGTCTTCCAAGGTGTACCAGCGTTGGGTGCTGGGCGTGCTCCACAACAAGATGGCGTTGCCACTGAGCGTGCGCACACCGTGTTTGTACCTGCCTAGGTAGCCGGGTTGCTGCGGATCGGTGATGTGCACCGTGCTGGTGGTGATCAGGAGGTCCGCTATGCCATCGCCGGTCACGTCAACGTATTCATCCGGCGGAGGGCCGGGGATGATGCGGTCGGTCTGCGCATCCGCCTGCAAGGCGAAAAGGCCGAGACCGATCAGCAGGGTTTTCATGCTCATCGCACCACGAAGGCTTCATCGGCCGGTACCAGCAAACCCACGCGGATGACCACCTGGCCCGTGCTGTTGGATCGGTCGATCGCGAACGAACCGTGCCACAGCTTGCCGTTGCTCAAGGTTCGGAACACGTAGCGCTGCGCGGCCAGACCCGGAGTGACCGTGGGCAACGCCGACTGGTGCCCGTAGCCCCAGTAAGCCACTTGTACATGACCATCCGTATAGAGCAACTCCGGTATCTGGAAGTCATCCTGAGGTCGGGTGGATAGGGCAGGAATGCGATCGCCCTGCGCACACACCTTGGCTCGCCAAGTGCCACGTTCATCGCGCGCGTTCAGTAGGGTGGTGCCGGGGAGGTTCATCACATGGAGGTGGCAACTACCTGAACTGCTCGGCTCGTCGTCGGTGCCGCTGCGGAAGCCCTGCACCACCAGGTCGGGGATGCCGTCGTTGGTGAGGTCGATGCTGTCGTTCGGCGCGAAACCACAGTAGTTCCGATCGAAGTCGGGCTGGGCCATCGCGCCAAGCTGCAACGCGCATGCACCGATCATCAGCTCGTTCTTCATCGCGGATACAGGATGATGTCGACCGGGGCAAAGCTCGGCCTTCCTTCCATGGGTGGATAGACCGCCTCATCATACACCCCGCAAAGTGGGTGGCTATCGAAGGCGGTGAGCGGTACGATCACCTGGTGATACCGCGCCGGCCACCGGTCCCTTCGTTGGTCCAATGGACCGGCGTCCCCTTCGTCCTGCACCAGCAACTTCATCCTCGCCGTTCGGAAACCGTTGGGCACGACCAGCAGATAGTTGTCCGAGGCAAAGGGGAAGTACGGTTCGTAAGGGCCCTTGTACCGGACGTACCCGCAGAAGGGCGCGCGTTGATTCCGGTGAAAAAGGTACCACGGTGTTCCATGGTGAACAACGGGCACATTGTTGCTGTCCAACAGGGTAATGCGCAGACCGGGGATCACCGCGCTGTCATTCGCCGAGTGCGGACGCACGACGATAACGGAGCGGAAATCGTACGCACAGTGCTGCGCGTGGAGCAGGGCTGGGAGAAGGGCCACAAGTGGAAGGACGATCCTCATGGCCGGCCTGTACACCGGAAGCGGAGTTCCGTTCGAACTTCGTTCCCCGATGCGTGTACGGGAGCACATGCGGAGCATTCCGAGCCTGTTGCTGCTGCCCCTGTTGGCCTGCGGACAGGACAATGCGGGCCAGTTGGACACCTGTTCCGATGTGCCAGCCAGCTTCCTTGCCGAGGTGCACAGCGTGCTCACCGACAGCACGGGCCTTTTCAAGCACGACTTCCCGCCGGTGCCCCCGCTTTCGTGCGAGCTGCTCGGCATGCTTCAGGAGGAATTGAAGGACGACAGTGCGCGTTACTGCTTCGATCGGTTCTCCCGGAAGTACTGGAGCGTGGATCCGCACGCACAGCTCACGCATGCATACATCCGCCGGCACTTGAGCTTCACCTTGGCCATGGCCGCCACGGCACATTGGTTCGCCGATACCCGCATCGAGGGGCTGCGCGAACTCCAGGAATACCGGCGAATGCGCCCGCTCGTGTGCACCACCAAGGAAGGCTACGCGAAGCTCGAGCGCCAGGACCGCGAGGCCGTGCGCTACCTGCTGCGGGTGATGGAGACCACTCCCATGGGCATCCCGGGCAGCGAGAACGCGACCATCCATGATATCTACATGCGGGAGGTGATGCACACCCTGGACCTGTACACCGGACAGGATCACCAGACCAGTGCTGCGATGCACCTGCGCATCAACCGGAGCGGGGCCGGGATCCAACAAGCCATGCAGGACTGGCGCAACTGGCTCGCGCAGTGAGGACCGCCCTGACCGTCTTGATCTTCTTGCCGATGCTCCTGCTCGCGCAGAACGCAGCCCGCTTCCAAAGCGCCCTACGCTCCGAGCGCGCCATGGACCGTTGGATGAAGCACGAGATCCACCGTGTGCGCAAAGGGCATGTCATCACCACGCCATCAGCGAGTTACATCGCACACCACGCGACCTTCGACACGCTTGTGGCCTTTCTACGTCGGCAGCCGGGGGTTGACGATGCCGCCACGGACCGCTGCATGAACAAGATCATGATCTGGCCCGGGCACACGACCATCGGCATGCGTTGGTCCATAGAGGGACGGCCTATCGAACGATGCTGGTCGGTGCAAGAGGGC
Protein-coding sequences here:
- a CDS encoding redoxin family protein, which produces MSGRWPRRSWCNIRTANAETPVHMKHALALVFLAPAVGAVGQLPNGSTAQDFTLTDYYGTTHNLYTYLNDGKTVFLEFFAAHCPTCWGYHQTHRLKNIHDLYGPSGTDEVMVLALEHDQWNGANEFMGIGPAWVTAGDWLTGTPYPLFNVEDPDRGVFTDYMMTFYPLIYRICPNGIVERVFTSQTEAQLYQMVQDCQALLSMEDLVVPIDVRFDPLSRNLVIERFKEVQSLTIIDPQGRVVQRMGPLTDPAVPLIDLSSGIYVYQITKDQGALAGRFLIEQR